Below is a window of Prosthecobacter algae DNA.
GTGCCGATGGGCAGGGTCTTCAGCGCCTGGGAGAGCAGGCCGAAGCTGACGATCATGAGAGTGGCCGTGAAGACACTGGGCCACAGTCGCGTCCAGCCGTACGTATGTTTTAAACCAATGGCCCAAGCAATTTCAGTGAGCCCCGCCAGCAAAAGATAGATCCAAGCCATTTTAAACAAGTGTTGCCAGGGTCGTCCCTGCTGTGAAAAATGGAACTGCGAGGTCGTCCTCGCGTCCGTGGTGGTAAGGCTTGGTACTTAGCCCACGTTGTGTGTTTGTCAATCCAACTCCAACTCTATGATACGTCGTTCGTTTTTCACCCTCCTGGCCGTGCTGGCCGCCGTCACTTCTTACGCGGCAGATGCCCCTAAAAAGCTGCTTGTCGTCACTGTGACCACGGGCTTCCGCCATTCCTCCATCGAGACCGCCGAAAAGGTG
It encodes the following:
- the sugE gene encoding quaternary ammonium compound efflux SMR transporter SugE; the encoded protein is MAWIYLLLAGLTEIAWAIGLKHTYGWTRLWPSVFTATLMIVSFGLLSQALKTLPIGTAYAVWTGIGAVGTAIIGIVFFDEPRTAIRLICIALILAGIIGLKMSSPA